Genomic window (Paenibacillus sp. 37):
AAACAGGTCCAAACGAAGACGTTTCAAACTTGTATGTTTGATGTACCACTGGCCGTCGATTTTGACAAAAGTTTCATGGTAGTGCCCAAATCCGTGGAAGGATTTGTTCTCATTGCCCTCCGGGAACGTTACCCAATCTTCCATTGGGGAGATGACCTTCGCTTCATTCTCGGATACAAATTCAACTTCGGCGCTATGTACATGATGCACGGTTACGGCAACATCCACCAGATCACGGAATACTTGTACGATCGTATCACGGCCTGTTAATACCGGAATTGGATTGCCTTCTGTGCTGAAATCGGCCACGGCATCCGGAGCAAACACATCACCCAAGGTATCCCACTGTTTCGTATCAATATAGCGGCAATAACGTGCCTTGGTATTCCGAATGTTTTCCAGCGCGAGCAATTGTTCCAGTCCTGTGATCGTTGATTGGCTCATGTGTTGTCCCTCCAGAGATGTAAAATGTGATGTAAGATTAGGATCATGTATGTATGCATACTATACCTTCCTTATTGTACCATTCGCCTTCTATTAGGTACAATGATACAAAAAAATCTTTCCTTACCTCTCGCGAGGTTGGGGAAAGATCTGGATATACCTATGTGCCAGACGAGTTATTCCCATCAATTCAAGCCTCACTTCTATCCCCAAGCTACTGCTGTGCACTCCAACTCTTCATCTGGGAAGCGAGTTCTGACATTTTCTTATTGTTCAAAAAACTTTCCATCTCTTCTTCCGCCTGCACCATCACCTGCTGGATCAAGCAGCCTGCGTTATGATTCTGGGAACATTCGAACAGGGACGCCTGACCTTCAATCGCATGAATGATCTCCAGGAAAGAAGGATCGGGATTTTTACGACTAAGCCGGTAACCACCATTGGCACCGGATGTGGATTCGATCATGCCCGCCTTAACCAATTTGGTCAATATTTTGGACAAATAGGTTGGTGATACCTTCTGCAATTCTGCAAGTTGGTGGACACTAACCAGCTGTTCGGGGGCAGTACTTACAAGATGAAGCATGGTATGCAAAGCATAATTTGTTGCTTTTGAATATTTCATGAGGGCACCTCATTATACACGGATTTAATTTATCCATAATAGACTTGATTGAGCTCTCTGTCAAACCACTACTCTTCAAGCGCTGGCAACATCGAAAGGATACGGGTTAATTGTGATACAATCCGCGATAATCCGTAGGTGTCATCCCCTCATGAGCCATGAACTGGCGGTTAAAATAACTGGCATTGGGATACCCCGCTTCCTCCGCGATTTGTCCAATGTTGGCCGTAGGCCGTTCGAGTAACCATTGCTTCGCCATCTGTAGTCGTGAACGAGTGATAAACTCCATAGGTGTCATCTCTACAGCACTCTTGAACATTTTGCAAAAGTAATACGAACTCACACCTGCGAGATCCGCCCAGTCCTGTAACAGGAAAGGTTGACAGGCCTCTTGTTGCATCTGTGGAAGAAGTGCAAGAACCCGACTCTCCGCCTTACTTGTGGTACGTGTGCTCTTTAAAGGTACTGCATGCTGCACGAACTCGGCGAGTACGGCATAGGTCAGTGTGGATAGCTGAGCCGGACGCAGCATTGTGTTCTGTTCCGCTTCAGTGAGCAAGGCCAGATGAGCCTCTTCCCAAGAGCTGCGTTGCCGCAGTGTCCACAATAGATTGCGGTGTAACCCCCGCTCGATCATATAATCATGCAGACGTTCACCGTAAAAATGAACCCATCGTACATCCCATGGATCATCTTCACTACTATAATAATGTTGCCGCTGCTGCGGGAAATAGAGAAACGCCTGACCTGCGCGAAGCTCATGCACCACTCCGTCCACTTCCACATATCCCTTGCCCGAAGCGACGTAGTGAATATTAAAGTTGTTCAGTGCGCCAGCCTCACGCAACACGGAATGCTGGACGTGGTCCATATAATGTCCAACGGACTCGGGATAACAAAAATATGGAATATCCTGCAGGGTAAGCAATACGATTTGTCTCATCATAGCCGGTTCTCCTTGATCAACAATATTGTGTTAACTAACTTCAATATATTATCATTTTAATTCGCTGGTCTATTCATTATAATCACAATATACATTTATACACAGGAGGATACAACACATGAATTCAGTTCAAAAATTACGTTGGGGCATTCTTGGTAGCGCTAGCATTGCTGTGGAATCCGTCATTCCTGGGTTGCAGCAATCCGAGTTGAATGAAGTAACCGCGATTGCCAGTCGAGACGAAGATAAAGCCAAACAGACGGCCGAACAACTAGGGATCGACAAGGCTTATGGCAGTTATGAAGCTTTGCTCGCTGATGATTCCATTGATGCCGTATATATCCCGCTTCCGAATCATCTGCATCGGGAATGGACGATCCGGGCTGCTGAAGCAGGCAAACATATTTTGTGCGAAAAACCATTGGCTCTGACAGAGCAGGAAGCTCAGGAGATGGTTCAAGCTTGTGCAGATGCAGGTGTGCATCTCGCGGAAGCATTCATGTACCGCCATCATCCACGTTATGAGCAGATCAGGGATATCATTGCCAGTGGTGAGATCGGTGAGATCCGTGGTATTCACAGCACATTTTCATTTAATAACTCCAATGCATCCGGCAATGTCCGCTTTCGGAAGGAGTGGGGTGGCGGTGCACTGTATGATATCGGATGTTATTCCATCAGTGTTGCTCGCCTGCTGCTAGGCCAAGAACCAAGCGCAGTTACCGTTATTGGCATGTTCTCCCCACAGCATGATCAGGTCGATATGATGGCTTCCGGACTGCTGGAATTCGATAATCACGTTGGTGTGACGTTTGACAGCAGCATGTGGGCAGCCTTCCGCAACACGCTCGAAGTTCTAGGTTCTGATGGCATCATTGAGGTACCATCGGCCTTTATCGGTCGTCAGGATCGCAGTTCCAACTTCTATGTAACGGCTGGCGGTGAACGCAAAGAGATTGAAGTTCCGCAAGTGAACCACTACTCTCTGCAGGGAGATGACATGGCACGTGCCGTACTTCAGGGCAAGGATCTGCGCTTCGCCCCTTCCGATGCAGTAGCTAATATGAAAGTGCTGGAAGCTTGCCTTCGTTCAGCGGAAGAACGTACACGAATTACACTATAATTGAGAGGATGAACTGACTTATGGAATATATCGAAATTGCTGGTGCAGGTAAACGTGTCTCCCGATTGATTAAAGGAACCGATTATTTCGTGCATAATGCCTACGATAAAGCAGCTACGAACATGGATGCTTTTCTGTCGATTGGCGGTAACACTGTAGATACAGCACATATTTATTGTGGTGGACAGAGTGAAGAAGTCCTTGGTCGTTATATGAAAGAACGCGGTAACCGTGACCAGATCGTCATTCTCACCAAAGGCGCGCATCATGACCAGAATGGGCCACGCGTGAACGCTGATGCCATCCGCAGTGACTTGATGGAAAGTCTGGAGCGTCTTCAGACAGATCATGTAGAGATGTATGCCTTGCACCGGGATGACCCAAATATGCCTGTCAGTGTTATTCTTGAAGCATTAAACGAACATATTGATTCCGGCAAAATCGGCGCAATTGGCGCCTCCAACTGGACCTGGCAGCGCCTTGAGGAAGCCAATGCGTACGCTGCGGCAAATGGCTTGAAGGGCTTCACATTCAGCAGTCCGAACCTCAGTCTCGCCAAAGCAAACGAACCTTTCTGGGCAGGCTGTGTGTCGGCAGATGCAGAGACACTGGCATGGCATGAGCAAACCAAGCTGCCATTGCTATCCTGGTCCTCCCAAGCGCGCGGTTTCTTCACGGGAAGATTCACACCTGAAGTTCGCGATAACGAAGATCTGGTGCGTGTATTCTACAGTGATGGCAACTGGGAACGGTTACGCCGGGCTGAACAATTGGCTAATTCGAAGAAAACGTCACCCATTCAGATCGCACTCGCTTATGTATTGAATCAGGCGTTCCCAACCTGTGCCTTGATCGGTGCCCAGAATCAGGCGGAACTGCTCTCCTGTGACGAAGGGTCCCGCATCATGCTGACTCCTGCTGAAATCGCATGGCTGGATCTGGGAAGTGATGTACCTGCTGGCATCTAAAGAGAGCTAGTCATTCTATCATTTAATAATAATGACTCTAAAGGGCTGATTATCCGCGATAGCGCGGGTAATCAGCTTTTTATGCTGTGTAAAAGCGATACATTATTGTAAAGCCTATTGCACAATTTCCGTAGCATTGTTCTCTTTCCCTCACTCGGTTGGAGACAAATATAGAAGGACTTACCCCAGAACAGATCTCTGAAGGTAAGTCCCTTATATCATGGATTAAGACATATAGAATGTTAGAAATTGCACTGTCATTCGTATGGATTACAGTTTAACGATCTGACCTGTTTTCTCGGATTCGAATGCTGCCAGGATCACTTGCAGGGAACGTAAGCCCTCTTCCCCGGAAATCGCTGGAGGTGTTTGCGTTACAATTGACTCTACAAATGCGTCAATTACACCACTCGGCACTTGTTTCTCGTTGGTAGCCATGGCACCAACTTTGTACGTCTCAACTGTACCATTGGTCAGTTCAACGATCACTTCATCGCCTTCCACTGTTCCGATCTTCATAACACCATTCTCGCACCACAGAACTGTACTGTTGTCTCCAGCTCTGTATTGTGTCCAGCTTGCTACTAGCGTTCCGATCGCTCCGCTCTTCATACGCAGCAAACAAGTTGCGTTATCGTCAACTTTAGTACCTTCCTTGTGCAGTGTGCTGATAAAACCAGCCACTTCAGATACTTCATCATTCAGCAAGTAACGAATGAAGTCGGATTTGTGCACGCCCAGGTCGCCCATGGCGCCCATAATAGCTTCTTCTTTACGGAAGAACCAACTATCCGCTCCGTCCACACTCCATCCTTCTGGACCCGGGTGACCAAATGATGTACGGAAATTAAGAACTTTACCGAGTTTGCCGGAGTCGAGAATCTCTTTTGCTTTTACGTGTGGAGGCATCAGACGCTGGTTGTGTCCAACCATCAGATACACGCCATTTTTCTTGGCAGCTTCGATCATTTGCTCGCCTTCTTCAGTGGATACTGCCATTGGTTTCTCAACCAATACATGCTTGCCTGCATTGGCAGCAGCAATCGCCATTGGAGCATGCAGATAGTTTGGTGTACACACACTAACGGCATCCACCGTTTCGTTTGCAAGCAATTCTTCGTAACTGGAGTACGCTTTACCTCCGTAAGTCTCAGCCATCTTCTCCGCACGCTCCACAATCGGATCGGCAAAAGCGACAAGTTCTACGTTCTCATTGGCAGCGTACTCTGGAATATGTCTGCGCTCGGCAATGGCTCCACAGCCGAATACAGCAACTTTAATTTTACTCATGTATATAAGTCTCCTTTGACAAATAAAATTCAGCATTTTTCATAATTCGATTCAATTCGCTCTTTGGATTATGCAAAATGTTAGATTAAAATTGGCTCAAATAGTTCTGTTTCAACCAGTTGTAGCTGTTGGATACGCTCTCAAGCGGAGGGTTCTGACATACGTCTTGTTCCACGATCAGCCATTCCACGCCTGCATTCGTAGCGCCTTCAATAACAGCTGGCAGGTCAACCGAACCTTGTCCCAATTCCAGTGTTTTCATCTGGCCCTGTTCGTCTTTGCTGAAGTCCTTCAGATGAAGTAGCGGCAAGCGACCCGCATATTTATTAATATACTCGATCGGATTTTGTCCCGCAAATTGTACCCAACATACGTCCATTTCCACTTTTACCGCTTCCGGTGATGTTTGAGCGAACATGGCATCAAAGGCATTGGCATCACCAACCTGCCCATGGAATTCAAAGTCATGGTTATGGTATCCAAAGATCAACCCTTGTTTCGCTGCTTCAGCCCCATATTGTTGTAACTCAGCGAATAGCTTGGTCCAGCCTTCTGCATTCTCAGGACGATCCTCAGGCATCAGGTAAGGACAAATGATATATTGTGCACCAATCGTTTTCAGGTAATCGATTTGTTTTTGCAAGTCTTCACGCATCGCATGTAGTGAAACGTGGCTGCTGAATCCTTTCAGTCCAAGTTCATCTAGTAGCGCTTTCATTTCCTCAGCTGGAATATCACCATATCCGGCAAACTCCACACCTTCATATCCAAGGGCCGCTACCTTACGCAACGTACCACGAAAATCTGCTGCAGTTTCATCACGGAGTGTAAACAATTGCAAACCAATATTAAGTTTTTTCATGTAGGATACACCTCTGTTCTCAAATTTGCTTTCATTGCTCTATCTGGTATCATCCTAACGCAAAACAGGCTAGAATGAACATATACAATATAGTCAGAACATGAACTATCTGATCAAATTTTATTTCCATCATTTTGCATCAATTGAATGTAGCCCATTTGAATGCATGCAGGATGTACATATTGGGGGATTTTATCTTTGGATACGTTAGAGACATCTGTACTGATCTGTGACTACTCATACCACTATAAGGCGTTCACACATAATATGAGGGGCGAGCTGCAAACCTATCTGTTCCGTCTGCAGACGGAAGGCTCGTGCAAAGTGTATGTACAGGATGAGGAATTCAGGATGACTAGCGGGGATTTACTGCTCTTAAAGCCTGGTGACGACTACCATCTCGTTGTAGATGAACCACATAAGGAAGGACGCTTGTCTAGTGGAGACTATTATCTGTTCTGCGAGGGCAGCTGGATCGAGAACTGGTGGAAACGGCAGCATCGATCAACCGTGAGCCAAATTGGACTTGATGATAAACTCATCAGCCTGTGGAGAAATATGTTACTTGAGAAACGTCGCGGACCTCTTGAGGAAAATGCGGAGCTAAAGGATGCGTTACTGCGCGGATTATGTCTGTATATCGACCGGGCAATTAAAGAGAATATTCAGACCGATCGGGCAGTTTCCTCTGCGCTGAAGTTAAAACGTTTTATTGAGGAGCATGCCACGGTTACGTTCAAGCTTGATGAAGCGGCTCGTTATGCAGGCCTCAGCCTGTCACGTGCAGTCCGTTTATTTAAGGAGCACTACAATCAGACCA
Coding sequences:
- a CDS encoding nuclear transport factor 2 family protein; translated protein: MSQSTITGLEQLLALENIRNTKARYCRYIDTKQWDTLGDVFAPDAVADFSTEGNPIPVLTGRDTIVQVFRDLVDVAVTVHHVHSAEVEFVSENEAKVISPMEDWVTFPEGNENKSFHGFGHYHETFVKIDGQWYIKHTSLKRLRLDLFE
- a CDS encoding RrF2 family transcriptional regulator — protein: MKYSKATNYALHTMLHLVSTAPEQLVSVHQLAELQKVSPTYLSKILTKLVKAGMIESTSGANGGYRLSRKNPDPSFLEIIHAIEGQASLFECSQNHNAGCLIQQVMVQAEEEMESFLNNKKMSELASQMKSWSAQQ
- a CDS encoding AraC family transcriptional regulator; this encodes MMRQIVLLTLQDIPYFCYPESVGHYMDHVQHSVLREAGALNNFNIHYVASGKGYVEVDGVVHELRAGQAFLYFPQQRQHYYSSEDDPWDVRWVHFYGERLHDYMIERGLHRNLLWTLRQRSSWEEAHLALLTEAEQNTMLRPAQLSTLTYAVLAEFVQHAVPLKSTRTTSKAESRVLALLPQMQQEACQPFLLQDWADLAGVSSYYFCKMFKSAVEMTPMEFITRSRLQMAKQWLLERPTANIGQIAEEAGYPNASYFNRQFMAHEGMTPTDYRGLYHN
- a CDS encoding Gfo/Idh/MocA family protein, whose product is MNSVQKLRWGILGSASIAVESVIPGLQQSELNEVTAIASRDEDKAKQTAEQLGIDKAYGSYEALLADDSIDAVYIPLPNHLHREWTIRAAEAGKHILCEKPLALTEQEAQEMVQACADAGVHLAEAFMYRHHPRYEQIRDIIASGEIGEIRGIHSTFSFNNSNASGNVRFRKEWGGGALYDIGCYSISVARLLLGQEPSAVTVIGMFSPQHDQVDMMASGLLEFDNHVGVTFDSSMWAAFRNTLEVLGSDGIIEVPSAFIGRQDRSSNFYVTAGGERKEIEVPQVNHYSLQGDDMARAVLQGKDLRFAPSDAVANMKVLEACLRSAEERTRITL
- a CDS encoding aldo/keto reductase translates to MEYIEIAGAGKRVSRLIKGTDYFVHNAYDKAATNMDAFLSIGGNTVDTAHIYCGGQSEEVLGRYMKERGNRDQIVILTKGAHHDQNGPRVNADAIRSDLMESLERLQTDHVEMYALHRDDPNMPVSVILEALNEHIDSGKIGAIGASNWTWQRLEEANAYAAANGLKGFTFSSPNLSLAKANEPFWAGCVSADAETLAWHEQTKLPLLSWSSQARGFFTGRFTPEVRDNEDLVRVFYSDGNWERLRRAEQLANSKKTSPIQIALAYVLNQAFPTCALIGAQNQAELLSCDEGSRIMLTPAEIAWLDLGSDVPAGI
- a CDS encoding Gfo/Idh/MocA family protein — its product is MSKIKVAVFGCGAIAERRHIPEYAANENVELVAFADPIVERAEKMAETYGGKAYSSYEELLANETVDAVSVCTPNYLHAPMAIAAANAGKHVLVEKPMAVSTEEGEQMIEAAKKNGVYLMVGHNQRLMPPHVKAKEILDSGKLGKVLNFRTSFGHPGPEGWSVDGADSWFFRKEEAIMGAMGDLGVHKSDFIRYLLNDEVSEVAGFISTLHKEGTKVDDNATCLLRMKSGAIGTLVASWTQYRAGDNSTVLWCENGVMKIGTVEGDEVIVELTNGTVETYKVGAMATNEKQVPSGVIDAFVESIVTQTPPAISGEEGLRSLQVILAAFESEKTGQIVKL
- a CDS encoding sugar phosphate isomerase/epimerase family protein; amino-acid sequence: MKKLNIGLQLFTLRDETAADFRGTLRKVAALGYEGVEFAGYGDIPAEEMKALLDELGLKGFSSHVSLHAMREDLQKQIDYLKTIGAQYIICPYLMPEDRPENAEGWTKLFAELQQYGAEAAKQGLIFGYHNHDFEFHGQVGDANAFDAMFAQTSPEAVKVEMDVCWVQFAGQNPIEYINKYAGRLPLLHLKDFSKDEQGQMKTLELGQGSVDLPAVIEGATNAGVEWLIVEQDVCQNPPLESVSNSYNWLKQNYLSQF
- a CDS encoding helix-turn-helix domain-containing protein, whose translation is MDTLETSVLICDYSYHYKAFTHNMRGELQTYLFRLQTEGSCKVYVQDEEFRMTSGDLLLLKPGDDYHLVVDEPHKEGRLSSGDYYLFCEGSWIENWWKRQHRSTVSQIGLDDKLISLWRNMLLEKRRGPLEENAELKDALLRGLCLYIDRAIKENIQTDRAVSSALKLKRFIEEHATVTFKLDEAARYAGLSLSRAVRLFKEHYNQTMIQYAIEIRLNAALERMKYSEMTLEHIAESCGFASYSYFHRVFRAHFGVSPAEYLKSRQHEPIDDLEHV